The Cervus elaphus chromosome 12, mCerEla1.1, whole genome shotgun sequence genome includes a region encoding these proteins:
- the LOC122705417 gene encoding olfactory receptor 4Q2, with translation MDENQTKVVREFILAGFSQTQSIETGLFVLFLLFYVSTWVGNVLIMITVVYDNHLNSSPMYFLLGNLSFLDLCYSTVTTPKLLADFLDNEKLIPYDQCIVQLFFLHIVGAAEMFLLTVMAYDRYAAICRPLHYTTVMSRGLCCVLVAASWMGGFVHSTVQTILTVRLPFCGPNQVDNFFCDVPPVIKLACADTFVIELLMVSNSGLISTSSFVVLVSSYATILVRIRSKEGRQKALSTCGSHLMVVTLFFGPCIFIYARPFSTFSVDKMVSVLYNVITPMLNPLIYTLRNKEVKSAMRKLWDRSGLTWKKQET, from the coding sequence ATGgatgaaaaccaaacaaaagtaGTGAGAGAATTTATCCTGGCAGGTTTCTCACAGACACAATCTATTGAAACAGGACTATTTGTACTATTTCTTCTCTTCTATGTGTCCACTTGGGTAGGAAATGTCCTTATCATGATCACAGTAGTCTATGATAACCATCTGAATTCATCACCCATGTATTTCCTTCTTGGCAACCTCTCTTTCCTCGATCTATGTTATTCAACAGTAACTACCCCTAAGCTTCTGGCCGACTTTCTTGATAACGAAAAGCTCATTCCCTATGACCAATGCATTGTGCAGCTCTTCTTCCTGCATATTGTAGGGGCAGCAGAGATGTTCCTGCTCACAGTGATGGCCTATGATCGCTATGCTGCCATTTGTCGCCCCCTGCACTATACCACTGTCATGAGCCGAGGATTATGCTGTGTGTTGGTAGCTGCCTCCTGGATGGGAGGATTTGTACACTCTACTGTTCAGACAATTCTCACTGTCCGTCTGCCCTTTTGTGGGCCAAATCAGGTGGACAACTTCTTTTGTGATGTTCCCCCTGTCATCAAACTTGCCTGTGCAGACACTTTTGTCATTGAATTGCTAATGGTATCTAACAGTGGGCTGATTTCTACGAGCTCCTTTGTAGTGCTGGTTTCTTCCTATGCCACCATCCTAGTCAGGATTCGCTCCAAGGAAGGAAGGCAAAAGGCACTCTCAACCTGTGGCTCTCACCTGATGGTGGTAACACTCTTCTTTGGACCCTGCATTTTCATCTATGCTCGTCCCTTCTCCACTTTTTCTGTGGACAAGATGGTGTCTGTACTCTACAATGTTATTACTCCCATGCTGAACCCCCTCATCTATACACTTCGGAACAAAGAGGTCAAGTCAGCCATGCGAAAGCTGTGGGATAGAAGTGGACTTACTTGgaaaaagcaggagacataa
- the LOC122705172 gene encoding olfactory receptor 4K15 — protein MNETNHSRVTEFVLLGLSSSQELQPFLFLIFSLLYLAILLGNFLIILTVSSDSRLHTPMYFLLANLSLIDICVASFATPKMIADFLVERKTISFEACLAQIFFVHLFAGGEMVLLVSMAYDRYVAICKPLHYTTIMNWRVCITLVLIPWCVGFIHTTSQLAFTVNLPFCGPNQVDSFFCDLPLVTKLACTDTYVISLLIVADSGLLSLSSFLLLVVSYTVILITVRSRSSASTARARSTLTAHITVVTLFFGPCIFIYVWPFSGYSIDKVLAVFYTIFTPILNPVIYTLRNKEMKAAMSKLKRRYLKSGRVSAVIRNVLFLETK, from the coding sequence ATGAATGAGACAAATCATTCTCGGGTGACTGAATTTGTGTTGCTGGGTTTATCTAGTTCCCAGGAGCTCCAACCTTTcttgtttctcatattttcacTGCTCTACCTAGCAATACTGCTGGGCAATTTTCTCATCATCCTCACTGTGAGCTCAGATTCCCGCCTTCATACCCCTATGTACTTTCTGCTCGCAAACCTCTCTCTTATAGATATATGTGTTGCCTCCTTTGCTACCCCCAAAATGATTGCAGACTTTCTGGTTGAGCGCAAGACTATTTCTTTTGAAGCCTGCCTGGCCCAGATTTTCTTTGTTCACCTATTTGCTGGTGGTGAAATGGTGCTCCTTGTATCCATGGCTTATGACCGTTACGTTGCTATATGTAAACCTCTCCACTACACGACAATCATGAACTGGCGTGTATGTATTACTCTGGTCCTCATTCCATGGTGTGTGGGTTTCATCCATACTACTAGCCAGCTGGCATTTACTGTTAACTTGCCTTTTTGTGGGCCTAATCAAGTGGATAGCTTTTTCTGTGACCTCCCTTTAGTGACCAAACTGGCCTGCACAGACACTTATGTTATCAGTTTACTAATAGTTGCAGACAGTGGCCTTCTTTCTTTGAGTTCCTTCCTCCTGTTGGTTGTATCTTACACTGTGATACTCATCACAGTTAGGAGCCGCTCCTCTGCTAGCACGGCCAGGGCCCGCTCCACGCTGACTGCTCACATCACTGTGGTCACACTCTTCTTCGGACCGTGCATCTTCATCTACGTGTGGCCCTTCAGCGGTTATTCAATTGACAAAGTCCTTGCAGTGTTCTACACCATCTTTACTCCCATTTTAAACCCAGTTATCTATACTCTaaggaataaagaaatgaaggcaGCTATGTCAAAACTGAAGAGGCGGTATCTAAAGTCTGGCCGGGTTTCTGCAGTCATAAGAAATGTTCTTTTCCTAGAAACAAAGTAA
- the LOC122705670 gene encoding olfactory receptor 11H4-like: MFHKANSNLEICHSFAALKANKYTHVENCSSSVSKFILLGFPYTWEIRILCFSVFSGTYILTLIGNLCIICAVRCDHQLQTPMYILLANFSFLEIWFITSTVPNMLANFLSETNTISFSGCFLQFYFFFSMGTTETLFLSAMAFDRYLAICRPLHYPTVMTVQRCIRMGACCWLCGFLYFLLPIYLISQLPFCCLNKIDHFLCDPGPLIKLSCVPAPVTEIICAIYNSVLIFSTLLFITSSYTLVIRAVFRVPSAEGRHKAFSTCGSHLSVVSLFYGSIMVVYVSPTAGNPAGIQKYVTLFYSVLTPLFNPLIYSLRNKEMKEALRKLFKTVRFRQRPGRNL, encoded by the coding sequence ATGTTTCATAAGGCCAATTCTAACCTGGAAATCTGTCATTCTTTTGCAGCTTTGAAAGCAAATAAGTATACCCATGTAGAGAATTGCTCTAGCTCTGTGAGTAAATTCATCCTTTTAGGCTTCCCTTATACTTGGGAAATTCGGATCctctgtttctcagttttttcTGGCACATATATTCTGACACTCATTGGAAATCTGTGCATTATCTGTGCTGTGAGGTGCGACCATCAACTGCAAACTCCAATGTACATCTTGCTGGCCAATTTTTCCTTCCTGGAGATCTGGTTTATCACCTCCACTGTCCCTAATATGCTAGCCAACTTTCTTTCTGAGACCAacaccatctccttctctggaTGTTTCCTCCAGTTCTACTTCTTCTTCTCCATGGGCACCACTGAGACCCTCTTCTTGTCTGCCATGGCCTTTGACAGGTACCTTGCCATCTGCAGGCCCCTTCACTACCCCACTGTCATGACGGTGCAACGCTGCATCAGAATGGGAGCCTGCTGCTGGCTGTGTGGCTTCTTGTACTTCCTCTTGCCTATATATCTAATCTCTCAACTCCCCTTTTGTTGTCTCAATAAAATTGATCACTTCCTATGTGACCCAGGACCCCTTATAAAGCTGTCTTGTGTGCCAGCTCCTGTCACTGAGATCATCTGTGCCATCTACAATTCAGTCCTCATTTTCTCCACCTTACTCTTCATTACCAGCTCCTACACCCTGGTGATCAGAGCTGTGTTTAGGGTCCCCTCAGCAGAAGGCCGGCATAAGGCTTTCTCTACCTGTGGCTCCCATCTGTCTGTAGTGTCTCTGTTCTATGGCTCTATTATGGTCGTATATGTGAGCCCAACGGCAGGCAATCCAGCCGGGATTCAGAAATATGTGACTTTGTTTTATTCTGTGTTAACTCCACTGTTCAACCCTTTGATCTATAGTCTCCGGAATAAAGAGATGAAGGAGGCTCTGAGGAAATTATTTAAGACTGTGAGATTTAGGCAGAGGCCTGGCAGAAATCTTTGA
- the LOC122705123 gene encoding olfactory receptor 4K14, with amino-acid sequence MDLQNYSLVSEFVLHGLCTSQHLQKFFFVFFSEIYVVTVLGNLIIVVTVISDPHLHSSPMYFLLGNLSFLDIWLASFATPKMIRDFLSDQKLISFRGCMAQIFFLHFVGGAEMVLLVTMAYDRYVAICKPLHYMTVMSRRTCVGLVLVSWVIGFVHSISQVAFTVNLPYCGPNEVDSFFCDLPLVIKLACLDTYVLGILMISDSGLLSMSCFLLLLISYTVILINVRQRAAGGVSKALSTCSAHIMVVTLFFGPCIFIYVWPFSRFSVDKLLSVFYTIFTPLLNPLIYTLRNKEMKTSMKKLRNRHVTFH; translated from the coding sequence ATGGACCTGCAGAATTATTCCTTGGTGTCAGAATTTGTGTTGCATGGACTCTGCACTTCACAACatcttcaaaaatttttctttgtgttcttcTCTGAGATCTATGTGGTCACTGTGCTGGGCAACCTTATCATTGTGGTCACTGTAATATCTGACCCCCACCTACACTCCTCCCCTATGTACTTCCTGCTGGGGAATCTCTCTTTCCTGGACATATGGCTGGCCTCATTTGCCACTCCCAAGATGATCAGggacttccttagtgatcaaaAGCTCATCTCCTTCAGAGGATGTATGGCTCAAATCTTCTTCTTGCACTTTGTTGGAGGGGCTGAGATGGTACTTCTTGTTACAATGGCCTATGACAGGTATGTGGCCATATGCAAGCCTTTGCATTACATGACAGTGATGAGCCGGCGGACTTGCGTGGGGCTGGTGCTGGTTTCATGGGTCATTGGATTTGTGCACTCCATTAGTCAGGTAGCCTTTACTGTAAATTTACCTTACTGTGGCCCCAACGAGGTGGACAGCTTTTTCTGTGACCTTCCTCTCGTGATCAAGCTTGCCTGCCTGGACACCTATGTCTTGGGTATACTTATGATCTCAGACAGCGGGTTGCTTTCCATGAGTTGTTTTCTTCTCCTCCTGATCTCCTACACTGTTATTCTCATCAATGTCCGACAGCGTGCAGCTGGTGGTGTATCCAAAGCACTCTCAACTTGCTCTGCACATATCATGGTAGTCACACTCTTCTTTGGGCCCTGCATTTTCATTTATGTGTGGCCTTTTAGTAGGTTCTCTGTGGACAAGCTCCTCTCTGTGTTTTACACCATTTTTACTCCACTCTTGAACCCTCTTATCTACACACTGAGAAATAAGGAGATGAAAACAtctatgaagaaactgagaaaccGACATGTGACTTTTCACTGA